The nucleotide sequence AACCAGGAGCACACATGGACATCCAGGGCAAGGTCTTCATCGTCACCGGCGGCGCTTCCGGCCTGGGCGAAGGCACGGCGCGCATGCTGGCGGCCGCCGGCGGCAAGGTGGTGATCGCCGACATGCAGGCCGACAAGGGCGAGGCCATCGCCCGCGAGATCGGCGGTGCCTTCGTCAAGTGCGACGTGAGCCAGGAGGCCGACGGCCAGGCGGTGGTGGCCAAGGCCGTGTCCCTGGGCAAGCTGATGGGCCTGGTCAACTGCGCCGGCATCGCGCCGGCCGAGAAGACCGTGGGCAAGAACGGCGCGCACAGCCTGACCGTGTTCACCAAGTGCATCACGGTCAACCTGGTGGGCAGCTTCAACATGATCCGCCTGGCCGCCGAGGCCATGGGCAGGAACGAGCCGGAAGCCACCGGCGAGCGCGGCTGCATCATCTCCACCGCCTCGGTCGCCGCCTACGACGGCCAGATCGGCCAGGCCGCGTACAGCGCGTCCAAGGGCGGCGTGGTCGGCATGACCCTGCCCATCGCGCGCGACCTGGCGCGCAGCGGCATCCGCAACATGACCATCGCCCCCGGCATCTTCGGCACGCCCATGATGTTCGGCATGCCCAAGGAGGTGCAGGACTCGCTGGCCGCGGCGGTGCCCTTCCCCTCGCGCCTGGGCACGCCCCAGGACTACGCCAAGCTGGCCCGCCACATCTTCGAGAACGACATGCTCAACGGCGAGGTGATCCGGCTGGACGGCGCCATCCGCCTGGCGCCGCGCTGAGCCGGGGCGTCCGGCCTGCGGCTAACATGGCCGCCCCACGGTAGGAGAAGCCATGAAACTCAAGCTCAGCCTGCTGGCGTCCACGGCGTTGGCTGCCGTGCTGGCGGCCTGCGCCAGCGCCCCGTCGGACTTCAGCTACCAGCCGCCGACGCTGCCGGAGGCGCCGTCCGGCTATACCGACAAGCCCGGTTGGGCCACGCAGAAGTTCGCCGTGGCCGCCGCCAACCCGCTGGCCACCGACGCCGGCTACCAGGTGCTCAAGGCCGGCGGCTCCGCGATCGACGCGGCCATCGCGGTGCAGATGGTGCTGACCCTGGTCGAGCCGCAGTCCAGCGGCATCGGCGGCGGCGCCTTCCTGCTGCACTACAACGGCAAGGAGGTCGAGGCGTTCGACGGGCGCGAGACCGCGCCGGCCGCGGCCGACGAGAAGCTGTTCCTGGGCGCCGACGGCAAGCCCCTGCCCTTCTACGAAGGCGTGGTGGGCGGCCGCTCGGTGGGCGTGCCGGGCACGGTGCGCCTGCTGGAGATGGCGCACCGGCAGTACGGCAAGCTGCCCTGGGCGGCGCTGATGCAGCCGGCCATCCGGCTGGCCGAAGGTGGTTTCCAGGTCAGCCCCCGGCTGAACACGCTGGTCAAGGGCGACGCCCACCTGAAGAAGGACCCGGTCGCCGCCGCCTATTTCTACAAGCCCGACGGCGAGGCGCGCGAGGTCGGCGCCAACCTGCGCAATCCCGAGCTGGCGGCCGTGCTGCGCCGCATCGCGACCGAGGGCTCCAAGGCCTTCTACGAAGGCGAGGTGGCCCGGGCCATCGTGGACAAGGTGCAAAAGCACCCCGCCAACCCGGGCAGGCTCACGCTGGCCGACCTGGCCGGCTACCAGCCGAAGAAGCGCGCGCCCCTGTGCCACGACTACGCCGCGGCGTCCAGGAGCTATCGCATCTGCGGCTTCCCCCCGCCCAGTTCGGGCGCCATCGCGGTCGGCCAGATCCTGGGCATCCTGGCGAACACGGATGCCGCTTCCTTGCCGCTGCAGCCGGACGGCCTGCCCCCGGCCGACTGGCTGCACCTGTACACCGAGGCGGCACGCCTGGCCTTCGCCGACCGCGGCCAGTACGTGGCCGACCCGGATTTCGTGCAGCCGCCGGCCGGCAGCTGGATGAGCCTGCTGGCGCCCGCCTACCTGGCCGAGCGCGCCCGGCTGATCGGGCCGCAGAGCATGAAGGTGGCGCAGCCGGGCACGCCGGGCGGCGCGCGTGTCGGCACGGCGCCCATGCCCGAGCAGCCGGAGTTCGGCACCTCGCACATCAGCATCGTCGACGGCTTGGGCAACGCCATCGCCATGACCACCACCATCGAGGACCAGTTCGGCTCGCGCCAGATGGTCAAGGGATTTCTCCTCAACAACGAACTGACCGACTTCAGCTTCGCGCCCAGCGACGCGCAGGGCCAGCCCATCGCCAACCGGGTGCAGCCGGGCAAGCGGCCGCGCTCGTCCATGGCGCCCACCCTGGTGTTCGACAAGGGCACGGGCCAGCTGGTGATGAGCGGCGGCAGCCCCGGCGGCGCGCTGATCATCCATTTCACGGCCAAGACCCTGTACGGCGTGCTGAACTGGGGCCTAACGCCGCAGCAGGCGATCAACCTGCCCAACTTCGGCTCCAACAACGGCCCCACGCTGCTGGAGGAAAAGCGCTTCCCGCCGGCGACGGTGGACGCGCTGCGCACCCGTGGCGCCGAGGTGCGCGAGCAGGCCATGACCAGCGGCCTGCAGGCCATCACGCGCGGCCAGGCGCATGGGCAGGCATTCTGGTTCGGCGGCGCCGACCCGCGCCGCGAAGGCATCGTGATGGGCGATTGAGGGCGCTATCCTCCGTGGGGCGGATGGCGCCCGTCCTGCCGCTCGATGCGTTCGTACTCGGAGATGACCTGCGCGCCAAGCAGCAGCAGTGCGGCAGCGATCTCAAGGCTCAGCAACACGACGATGGCCGTGGTGAGCGAGCCGTACACCAGGCTGACCTGCGACAGCGTGCTGAAGTACCACACCAGCAGCCGGCGTGTCAGTTCCCAGAGCAGGGCCGCCGTCGTGCCGCCCAGCAGCGCGTGCCGCCATTTCAGCCGTCCCACGGGCATGACCATGTAGACCGAGGTCAGCAGCAGGATCTCGCCAGTCAGGCCCAGCAGGTACAGCAGCAGCCCCGACAGGCCGCTGAGCGACCACTCGCGGCCCAGCACCTCGACGGTTTCCTCCCCCAGCGCCTGCAGGCTGCCCGCTGCCAGGGTGACCACGAGCAGGCCCACGCCCAGGCAGAGGATGTACAGGTACGGCAGGAGCGCCGACACCAGCACATGCCGCCGCCGCACCACGACACGGTGCAGGAAGATCACCGACATGGCCTTTTCCAGCACGGTAAAGGCCAACGAACTGAAGAACAGCATGGTCGCCAGCAGCACCCAGCCGACCACCTCGCGGTGCGCCATGAAGGTGGCCAGTTCGTCCACGACCGCCCGTGACTGGCCGGGCGTCAAGAGTTCGAGGTAGCGTCCCAGCGTGCGCAGCAGCTCGTCCTGGTCCACCATGTGCGACAGCGCGATGACGACCAGGATCAGCAGCGGCACCACGGACAGCAGCGCGTAGTAGGCCACCGCCCCTGCCAGCAGCAGCCCCTGGTTGTCCCGGAACCCGCGCAGTACGCGAGAGATGAAGGTGCGTGGGCTGCCCAGGACCTGGGACGCGGCAGGACTGAGACGCCAGCGGAAAGGCATGCCGCCAGTATGGGGCCGCACGCCGCGTCAGTAAGATGGCGCATCCATGGCGATCCCCGATTCCTTCCTGCAGGAGCTGCTGGCCCGCGCCGACGTGGTGGAGATCGTCGGCCGCCACGTGCAGCTGAAGAAAACGGGCGCCAACTTCTCGGGCCTGTGCCCCTTCCATGCCGAGAAGTCGCCCTCCTTCACCGTCAGCCCGACCAAGCAGTTCTACCACTGCTTCGGCTGCGGCAAGCATGGCAACGCCATCGGTTTCCTGATGGAGCACGCCGGCATGGGCTTCGTCGACGCGGTCAAGGACCTGGCCGGCCAGTACGGCCTGCAGGTGCCCGAGGACGAGCGCTCGCCGCAGGATCGCGAGCGCGCCGCGCAGCAGCGCGCCAGGCAGCAGACGCTGGCCGACGTGCTGGAGAAGGCCGGCGAGGCGTACCGCAAGCACCTGAAGAACTCGCCGCGCGCGGTCGCCTACCTGAAGGGCCGCGGCCTGTCGGGCGCCGTCGCCAAGCAGTTCGGGCTGGGCTACGCCCCCGAGGGCTGGCGCAGCCTGGCCAGCGTGTTCGCGCAGTACGACGACCCGCTGCTGGTGGAGGCGGGGCTGGTGATCACGGGCGAGGACGGCGAGGACAAGCGCTACGACCGCTTCCGCGACCGCATCATGTTCCCCATCCGCAACGTCAAGGGCGAGTGCATAGGCTTCGGCGGCCGGGTGCTGGGCGACGAGAAACCCAAATACCTGAACTCGCCCGAGACCCCGGTTTTCAGCAAGGGCCGCGAGCTGTACGGCCTGTACGAGGCGCGCCAGGCGCTGCGCGAGCAGGGCTACGTGCTGGTGACCGAGGGCTACATGGACGTGGTGGCCCTGGCCCAGCTGGGGTTCCCCAATGCCGTCGCCACCTTGGGAACGGCCTGCACCACGGACCACGTGCAGAAGCTCTTCCGCTTCACCGACAGCGTGGTGTTCAGCTTCGACGGCGACGCCGCCGGCCGCCGCGCGGCGCGGCGCGCGCTGGAGGCCGCCCTGCCCTATGCCACGGACGTGCGCACGGTACGCTTCCTGTTCTTGCCGCCCGAGCACGACCCGGACAGCTACATCCGCGAGTTCGGCCGCGAGGCGTTTGCCCGCTGCGTGGGCGAAGCCGCGCCGCTGTCGCGCTTCCTGGTGGACAGCGCCGGCGAGGGTTGCGACCAGGCAACCGCCGAAGGCCGTGCGCGGCTGGCGGCCAATGCCAAGCCGCTGTGGTCGGGCCTGCCCGACGGCGCGCTCAAGCGCCAGCTGCTGGCCGAGATTGCCGAGCAGGTGCAGCTGGACGCCCAGGAACTGTCGTCGCTCTGGAGCGGCCGCCCCGCGCGCCGGGCCGCTTCCAGGCCCGCCGCCTCCCCCTCGCCACCGGCCGCGCGCCGCGGCCGGCCCGGCCGCGCCTTGCCGGCCAGCCGGGCCGACCACGCGGCGCGGCTGCTGCTGGGCCATTCCGCCGCCTGGGAGCAGCTCACGCAGGAAGACCATGTGCTGCTGTGCTCATTGCCAGCGCCGCATGGCGAGTTGCTGGGGTGGCTGGAGAGTCAGGTGCTGGAGCATGGCCCGCTCCCCTGGGGCAGCTTGCGCGAGGCGCTCCAGGGCCAGCCCGCGGCCGAGCTGGCCGAGCGGTTGATGAACGAGTCGCCGGCCGCTGCGGCGCCCCTGTCCGAGGCCACGGCCGAGCTACGGGACCTGCTCGACCGCATGCTGGTCGAGCGGCTCAAGGCCCAGGAGACCACGGCCATCGAGGCGGGCAACCTGGAGCTGTACCGCCAGCTTCACAGCCGGCGCCGGGAACTGGAAACCACGCTCTAAGCACAGCCCTGGGGCTTGAATTCCGGCGGCCCCGATATAATGTACGGTTTGCTAGCGGCAAGAGCGACAGCAGCACCTCCGGGCCGGCCGACAGTGACTCCACAGCGAGCACGACAGCGCCAACTCACCGCAAGGACTGCACCCCAAATGTTCGCCCACCCATCTTGCCCTTGAGTCCTGGCCGGCTTGTGCGCCGGTTCAGCTCATCACCCGCGCCGGGTTGTAGTGGCGCTTTTGTGTTTGTGCCGTTCTCTTGATGCATCGAGGTTCTCCATGCCTGCCCCGAAGTCCGGATCAGCCAAAGCCGCTCCTGCGAAACCCACTGCGAAGAAAGTGATCAAACCGGCCTCCGCCAAGCCCGCCCTGCAGGTCGTCAAGACCGCGGCCAAGGCGGCGGCCCAGCCCGCAACGAAAGCCAAGCCCGTGCCCGCAACGAAGTCCCCTGCCGCCAAGACCGCCACCAAACCCGCCGCCAAGGAAGAGCTGAAGAAGCCCGCCGTCAAGGCCGTGGCCACCACGGACGAGGTCGCCAAGAAAAAGCCTGGCCGCCCGCCCAAGGCCGCCGCCGCCGAAGCCGAGTCGCCGGCCAAGGCCCTTGGCGGCGCCAAGCGTGGCCGCAAGCCCAAGGCAGCGGCCGAAGCCGGCAAGCCGGAGGTCGAGGAAGAAGACCTGTCCGACATCGAGGCGGAATTCGCCGAGGAGCCGGGCACCGAGACC is from Ramlibacter tataouinensis TTB310 and encodes:
- a CDS encoding 3-hydroxyacyl-CoA dehydrogenase, which codes for MDIQGKVFIVTGGASGLGEGTARMLAAAGGKVVIADMQADKGEAIAREIGGAFVKCDVSQEADGQAVVAKAVSLGKLMGLVNCAGIAPAEKTVGKNGAHSLTVFTKCITVNLVGSFNMIRLAAEAMGRNEPEATGERGCIISTASVAAYDGQIGQAAYSASKGGVVGMTLPIARDLARSGIRNMTIAPGIFGTPMMFGMPKEVQDSLAAAVPFPSRLGTPQDYAKLARHIFENDMLNGEVIRLDGAIRLAPR
- the ggt gene encoding gamma-glutamyltransferase codes for the protein MKLKLSLLASTALAAVLAACASAPSDFSYQPPTLPEAPSGYTDKPGWATQKFAVAAANPLATDAGYQVLKAGGSAIDAAIAVQMVLTLVEPQSSGIGGGAFLLHYNGKEVEAFDGRETAPAAADEKLFLGADGKPLPFYEGVVGGRSVGVPGTVRLLEMAHRQYGKLPWAALMQPAIRLAEGGFQVSPRLNTLVKGDAHLKKDPVAAAYFYKPDGEAREVGANLRNPELAAVLRRIATEGSKAFYEGEVARAIVDKVQKHPANPGRLTLADLAGYQPKKRAPLCHDYAAASRSYRICGFPPPSSGAIAVGQILGILANTDAASLPLQPDGLPPADWLHLYTEAARLAFADRGQYVADPDFVQPPAGSWMSLLAPAYLAERARLIGPQSMKVAQPGTPGGARVGTAPMPEQPEFGTSHISIVDGLGNAIAMTTTIEDQFGSRQMVKGFLLNNELTDFSFAPSDAQGQPIANRVQPGKRPRSSMAPTLVFDKGTGQLVMSGGSPGGALIIHFTAKTLYGVLNWGLTPQQAINLPNFGSNNGPTLLEEKRFPPATVDALRTRGAEVREQAMTSGLQAITRGQAHGQAFWFGGADPRREGIVMGD
- a CDS encoding YihY/virulence factor BrkB family protein — translated: MPFRWRLSPAASQVLGSPRTFISRVLRGFRDNQGLLLAGAVAYYALLSVVPLLILVVIALSHMVDQDELLRTLGRYLELLTPGQSRAVVDELATFMAHREVVGWVLLATMLFFSSLAFTVLEKAMSVIFLHRVVVRRRHVLVSALLPYLYILCLGVGLLVVTLAAGSLQALGEETVEVLGREWSLSGLSGLLLYLLGLTGEILLLTSVYMVMPVGRLKWRHALLGGTTAALLWELTRRLLVWYFSTLSQVSLVYGSLTTAIVVLLSLEIAAALLLLGAQVISEYERIERQDGRHPPHGG
- the dnaG gene encoding DNA primase, with the translated sequence MAIPDSFLQELLARADVVEIVGRHVQLKKTGANFSGLCPFHAEKSPSFTVSPTKQFYHCFGCGKHGNAIGFLMEHAGMGFVDAVKDLAGQYGLQVPEDERSPQDRERAAQQRARQQTLADVLEKAGEAYRKHLKNSPRAVAYLKGRGLSGAVAKQFGLGYAPEGWRSLASVFAQYDDPLLVEAGLVITGEDGEDKRYDRFRDRIMFPIRNVKGECIGFGGRVLGDEKPKYLNSPETPVFSKGRELYGLYEARQALREQGYVLVTEGYMDVVALAQLGFPNAVATLGTACTTDHVQKLFRFTDSVVFSFDGDAAGRRAARRALEAALPYATDVRTVRFLFLPPEHDPDSYIREFGREAFARCVGEAAPLSRFLVDSAGEGCDQATAEGRARLAANAKPLWSGLPDGALKRQLLAEIAEQVQLDAQELSSLWSGRPARRAASRPAASPSPPAARRGRPGRALPASRADHAARLLLGHSAAWEQLTQEDHVLLCSLPAPHGELLGWLESQVLEHGPLPWGSLREALQGQPAAELAERLMNESPAAAAPLSEATAELRDLLDRMLVERLKAQETTAIEAGNLELYRQLHSRRRELETTL